The following proteins are co-located in the Pantanalinema sp. genome:
- a CDS encoding histidine kinase has product MNPTARELTRARLSFLRRAYLNLSLGRKLLFTGATAVFMVAGVLAATTYVSAEDSLRSQMHRQAHNELKVFERLYAIRLGGGPARLDRGVAQRSSTEMVDLMGGISAVFAGDHPIAVAGLDGRRDDEALRLPPSLIPDQAEGYTIATIQGTPYVVAIHPLRDPDGQLLGAFVRGIPLKQISDMLQKHAWGIFSISGTAMLLALVALMWLTREITAPMRRLTLASRTLAEHGEAAAPLPETRRSDEFGRLATDFKAIADRLAAQKSALEEKDRLRGQLLDKLISAQEDERRRISRELHDQTGQSLTSLLVGLKVLGKAGTPQSVQQGLEGLQALVHQTLDEVHRLSVELRPAMLDDLGLVAAVRSQAKEFEAAHGVRTAVSVQGLDHRLPALVETSVYRIVQEALTNVGKYARAQHVAIRLNQVDGLFTACVSDDGVGFDPETALHAKGRESLGLVGMQERVGLLGGSFAIDSSPGKGTNVHFGIPLDLGDSTHG; this is encoded by the coding sequence ATGAACCCCACCGCCCGCGAACTTACCCGTGCTCGACTCAGCTTCCTGCGTCGGGCCTATCTCAACCTGAGCCTGGGCCGCAAGCTGCTCTTCACCGGCGCCACAGCCGTCTTCATGGTGGCCGGCGTCCTGGCTGCGACCACCTACGTCAGCGCCGAGGACAGCCTCCGCAGCCAGATGCACCGCCAGGCCCACAACGAGCTCAAGGTCTTCGAGCGCCTTTACGCGATCCGCCTGGGAGGCGGCCCCGCCCGCCTCGACCGGGGCGTCGCCCAGCGCTCGAGCACCGAGATGGTGGACCTGATGGGCGGCATCTCGGCGGTGTTCGCGGGCGATCACCCCATCGCGGTGGCGGGCCTCGACGGCAGGCGCGACGACGAGGCCCTGCGCCTGCCGCCGAGCCTCATCCCCGATCAGGCCGAGGGCTACACGATAGCGACCATCCAGGGCACCCCTTACGTGGTGGCGATCCACCCGCTGCGCGATCCGGACGGTCAACTGCTCGGCGCCTTCGTGCGGGGCATCCCCCTCAAGCAGATCTCCGACATGCTCCAGAAGCACGCCTGGGGAATCTTCTCGATCTCGGGGACGGCCATGCTGCTCGCGCTGGTCGCGCTGATGTGGCTCACCCGCGAGATCACCGCCCCCATGCGCCGCCTGACGCTGGCGAGCCGCACGCTCGCCGAGCACGGCGAGGCCGCCGCCCCCCTGCCCGAGACCCGCCGCAGCGACGAGTTCGGCCGCCTGGCCACCGACTTCAAGGCGATCGCCGACCGGCTCGCGGCCCAGAAGAGCGCCCTCGAGGAGAAGGACCGCCTGCGCGGCCAGCTCCTGGACAAGCTCATCAGCGCGCAGGAGGACGAGCGCCGCCGCATCTCGCGCGAGCTTCACGACCAGACCGGCCAGTCGCTGACCTCGCTTCTGGTCGGGCTCAAGGTCCTGGGCAAGGCCGGCACCCCCCAGAGCGTCCAGCAAGGCCTCGAAGGCCTCCAGGCCCTGGTCCACCAAACGCTCGACGAGGTCCACCGGCTCTCGGTCGAGCTGCGCCCCGCCATGCTCGACGACCTGGGGCTGGTGGCCGCGGTACGCTCCCAGGCCAAGGAGTTCGAGGCCGCGCACGGCGTGCGCACCGCGGTCTCCGTCCAGGGCCTGGACCATCGCCTGCCGGCCCTGGTCGAGACCTCGGTCTACCGCATCGTGCAGGAGGCCCTCACCAACGTCGGCAAGTACGCGCGGGCCCAGCACGTGGCCATCCGACTCAACCAGGTGGACGGGCTGTTCACCGCCTGCGTGAGCGACGACGGGGTCGGCTTCGACCCCGAGACCGCCCTCCACGCCAAGGGACGCGAGAGCCTGGGCCTCGTCGGCATGCAGGAGCGGGTGGGGCTTCTTGGAGGTTCCTTCGCCATCGACTCGTCCCCCGGCAAGGGCACCAACGTCCACTTCGGCATTCCCCTCGACTTAGGAGACTCAACTCATGGCTAG
- a CDS encoding response regulator transcription factor codes for MASPIRVLISDDHAILRSGLKMLLNAETDIQVVGEATTGEEAVRLAGELQPDLVLMDISMPGMSGIEATAEIKKQYPPIKVLVLTMHENEAYLFRTIKAGGSGYVLKKAADTDLIDAIHQVMQSGAFLRPSVTKMLVQDYLERVEAGEASDSYGKLTEREREILKLIAEGHTNPEIARLLVISVRTVETHRAHIMDKLGIHQRSELVKYAIRKGLLD; via the coding sequence ATGGCTAGTCCCATCCGCGTGCTCATCTCAGACGACCATGCGATCCTGCGCAGCGGGCTCAAGATGCTCCTGAACGCGGAGACCGACATCCAGGTGGTCGGCGAGGCGACCACGGGCGAAGAGGCCGTGCGGCTCGCCGGCGAGTTGCAGCCGGACCTGGTGCTGATGGACATCTCCATGCCGGGAATGAGCGGCATCGAGGCGACCGCCGAGATCAAGAAGCAGTACCCCCCCATCAAGGTCCTGGTGCTCACCATGCACGAGAACGAGGCCTACCTCTTCAGGACCATCAAGGCGGGGGGGTCGGGCTACGTGCTCAAGAAGGCCGCCGACACCGATCTGATCGACGCCATCCACCAGGTCATGCAGAGCGGAGCCTTCCTGAGGCCCTCGGTGACCAAGATGCTGGTGCAGGACTACCTGGAGCGGGTCGAGGCGGGCGAGGCCAGCGACTCGTACGGCAAGCTGACCGAGCGCGAGCGCGAGATCCTAAAGCTGATCGCCGAGGGGCACACCAACCCCGAGATTGCGCGGCTGCTCGTCATCTCGGTGCGGACCGTCGAGACCCACCGCGCCCACATCATGGACAAGCTCGGCATCCACCAGCGCTCGGAGCTGGTCAAGTACGCCATCCGCAAGGGCTTGCTGGATTAA